In Pseudomonas sp. MTM4, one genomic interval encodes:
- the treS gene encoding maltose alpha-D-glucosyltransferase: protein MAKSRKPAAFITDPLWYKDAVVYQVHLKSFFDSNNDGVGDFQGLIEKLDYIADLGVNTVWLLPFYPSPRRDDGYDIAEYRGVHADYGTMADARRFIAAAHKRGLRVITELVINHTSDQHPWFQRARKAKKGSAARDFYVWSDTDDKYDGTRIIFLDTEVSNWTWDPVAQQYFWHRFYSHQPDLNFDNPQVMKAVLSVMRYWLDLGIDGLRLDAIPYLVERDGTNNENLPETHVVLKQIRAEIDANYPDRMLLAEANQWPEDTQLYFGGEDGGPGDECHMAFHFPLMPRMYMALAQEDRFPITDILRQTPDIPENCQWAIFLRNHDELTLEMVTDKERDYLWNYYASDKRARINLGIRRRLAPLLERDRRRIELLNSLLLSMPGTPVIYYGDEIGMGDNIFLGDRDGVRTPMQWSVDRNGGFSRADPPSLVLPPIMDPLYGYQAINVEAQQRDPHSLLNWTRRLLSIRKQFKAFGRGTLKMLAPSNRRILAYLREYTGPNGDTEVIFCVANVSRSAQAAELELSHYAGMVPVEMVGGSAFPPIGQLPYLLTLPPYGFYWFQLATSHQMPSWHQEPVETMPDFQTLVLKRLDTLTAANKRILETESLPAYLPKRRWFASKDAAIDSIKICYSVPFGDPQRPVLLSEIAVATTGRTDLYQLPLGFLDEGDFDIALPQQLAMARVRRGPQVGLLTDAFALKQFVLGVIQGLRDEQVLPCGEGEIRFGPIGNLADVELPADAEVRYLTAEQSNSSAIIGSSMMIKVLRRVSAGVHPELEMGRFLTEQGFQHISAMLGQVARVNKRGEPHALMVVQRFLDNQGDAWEWTLNTLDRAVRDQIAGGVSEHENQFSALAEVEAFNRLLGQRLGEMHMTLATQTSDQAFASEPTRPADSKEWIKTISAQVERALELLQARRGDLDRKAASLVDQLLGQREQLLAEVKRLAERSVGGLRTRVHGDLHLGQVLVVQGDAYFIDFEGEPARSLEERRGKLSPFKDVAGVLRSFEYATAMTLRNAQISDSSEEANLARRTISDTYQQSAHDVFLEAYREATAQMPHAWKDAAGADAALALFSLEKTAYEVAYEAENRPAWLSVPLQGLAKLAQQISDGDSR from the coding sequence ATGGCCAAATCACGCAAGCCAGCCGCCTTCATCACTGACCCGCTCTGGTACAAGGACGCAGTGGTTTATCAAGTCCACTTGAAATCCTTCTTCGACTCGAACAACGACGGGGTAGGTGACTTTCAGGGTTTGATCGAGAAGCTCGATTACATCGCCGACCTGGGTGTGAACACCGTTTGGCTGTTGCCGTTCTATCCCTCGCCGCGGCGTGACGATGGTTACGACATTGCCGAATACCGTGGTGTGCATGCGGACTACGGCACTATGGCCGATGCCAGACGCTTCATCGCCGCAGCGCATAAGCGCGGGTTGCGGGTGATCACCGAACTGGTCATCAACCACACTTCGGACCAGCACCCTTGGTTCCAGCGTGCGCGCAAGGCGAAAAAGGGTTCTGCAGCACGCGACTTCTATGTTTGGTCGGACACGGACGATAAATACGACGGCACGCGGATCATCTTTCTCGATACCGAAGTATCGAACTGGACCTGGGACCCGGTCGCCCAGCAGTACTTCTGGCATCGCTTCTATTCGCACCAACCGGATCTCAATTTCGACAACCCGCAGGTCATGAAGGCCGTGCTCAGCGTCATGCGCTACTGGCTCGACCTTGGCATCGACGGATTGCGGCTCGACGCTATCCCGTACCTGGTGGAGCGCGACGGCACCAACAACGAGAACCTGCCCGAAACCCATGTGGTGCTAAAACAGATACGCGCCGAGATCGACGCCAATTACCCCGACCGCATGCTCCTGGCCGAGGCCAACCAGTGGCCGGAGGATACCCAGCTGTATTTCGGCGGCGAAGACGGTGGCCCGGGCGACGAATGCCATATGGCCTTTCACTTTCCGCTGATGCCGCGCATGTACATGGCCTTGGCGCAGGAAGACCGCTTCCCGATCACCGACATCCTGCGCCAGACGCCCGACATTCCGGAGAACTGCCAATGGGCAATTTTCCTGCGCAACCATGACGAGCTCACGCTGGAAATGGTGACCGACAAGGAGCGCGACTACCTCTGGAATTACTACGCCTCGGACAAGCGCGCTCGGATCAACCTTGGCATTCGCCGCCGGCTGGCACCGCTGCTGGAACGTGACCGTCGCCGCATCGAGCTACTCAACAGCCTGCTGCTATCGATGCCTGGCACCCCGGTGATCTATTACGGCGACGAAATCGGCATGGGCGATAACATCTTTCTCGGTGACCGCGACGGTGTGCGTACGCCGATGCAATGGTCGGTGGATCGCAACGGCGGCTTCTCCCGAGCCGATCCGCCGAGTCTGGTGCTGCCACCAATCATGGACCCGCTGTACGGCTACCAGGCGATCAACGTCGAGGCACAACAGCGCGACCCGCATTCGTTGCTCAACTGGACGCGGCGGCTGCTCTCGATCCGCAAGCAATTCAAAGCGTTCGGACGGGGCACGCTGAAAATGCTCGCACCGAGCAACCGACGGATTCTGGCGTATTTGCGCGAATACACCGGGCCCAACGGTGATACGGAAGTCATCTTTTGCGTTGCCAACGTATCGCGCTCGGCTCAGGCCGCAGAACTGGAACTGTCGCATTACGCCGGCATGGTGCCGGTGGAAATGGTCGGCGGCAGTGCCTTCCCGCCGATCGGCCAATTGCCGTATCTGCTGACGTTGCCACCTTACGGCTTCTACTGGTTCCAGCTGGCAACCAGCCACCAGATGCCCAGTTGGCACCAGGAACCGGTGGAAACCATGCCCGACTTCCAAACCCTCGTGCTCAAGCGCCTGGATACGCTCACCGCAGCGAATAAGCGCATTCTCGAAACCGAGTCGCTACCGGCTTACCTGCCGAAACGGCGCTGGTTCGCCAGCAAGGATGCCGCGATCGACTCGATCAAGATCTGCTACAGCGTGCCGTTCGGCGATCCACAGCGACCGGTACTGCTTAGCGAGATCGCAGTGGCGACGACCGGGCGAACCGACCTCTATCAGCTGCCGCTGGGCTTCCTCGACGAAGGCGACTTCGACATCGCGCTGCCGCAGCAACTGGCCATGGCACGGGTGCGACGTGGCCCGCAGGTGGGTCTGCTGACCGATGCCTTTGCGCTCAAACAGTTCGTCCTCGGCGTGATTCAAGGATTGCGCGACGAGCAAGTACTGCCTTGCGGAGAAGGCGAGATTCGCTTCGGGCCGATCGGCAATCTTGCCGACGTGGAGTTGCCGGCCGACGCCGAGGTGCGTTACCTCACGGCTGAACAATCCAATAGCTCGGCCATCATCGGCAGCAGCATGATGATCAAGGTGCTGCGCCGGGTTTCGGCGGGCGTGCACCCGGAACTGGAAATGGGCCGCTTCCTGACCGAGCAGGGCTTCCAGCACATTTCGGCGATGCTCGGCCAGGTTGCGCGCGTCAACAAGCGGGGCGAGCCGCATGCGCTGATGGTCGTGCAGCGCTTCCTCGACAATCAGGGCGACGCCTGGGAATGGACGTTGAACACCCTGGACCGCGCCGTCCGCGATCAGATTGCCGGCGGTGTGTCCGAGCACGAAAACCAGTTCAGTGCCCTCGCTGAAGTCGAGGCATTCAATCGCCTGCTTGGGCAGCGCCTGGGCGAGATGCACATGACGCTGGCGACGCAGACCAGCGATCAGGCCTTCGCCAGCGAGCCGACCCGTCCGGCTGATAGCAAAGAATGGATCAAGACCATATCCGCACAGGTGGAACGCGCGCTGGAACTGCTGCAAGCCCGTCGCGGCGATCTCGACCGCAAGGCCGCGTCGCTGGTGGATCAGCTGCTCGGGCAACGTGAACAATTGCTGGCCGAAGTCAAACGGCTTGCCGAACGATCCGTTGGCGGTCTGCGCACGCGTGTGCACGGTGACCTCCACCTTGGCCAGGTGTTGGTGGTTCAGGGCGATGCGTACTTCATCGACTTCGAAGGTGAGCCGGCGCGCTCGCTGGAAGAGCGCAGAGGCAAGCTGAGCCCGTTCAAGGATGTCGCCGGCGTGCTGCGTTCGTTCGAATACGCAACTGCCATGACCCTGCGTAACGCGCAGATCAGCGACAGCTCTGAAGAGGCGAATCTAGCCCGCCGCACTATTTCCGACACCTACCAGCAGAGCGCCCACGATGTGTTTCTCGAGGCCTACCGCGAGGCGACCGCGCAGATGCCGCACGCCTGGAAGGATGCCGCCGGCGCTGACGCTGCGCTGGCGCTGTTCAGCCTGGAAAAAACCGCCTATGAAGTGGCCTATGAGGCAGAGAACCGCCCGGCCTGGCTATCCGTTCCGCTTCAGGGACTGGCGAAGCTGGCACAACAGATTTCCGATGGAGATTCCCGATGA
- a CDS encoding alpha-1,4-glucan--maltose-1-phosphate maltosyltransferase has translation MNDAQPHATIHPRLEQALQMPRIAIEATEPVLDGGRFAAKAIIGHPVTVTTKVFADGHDQLAAAICWRTNDESGWRRARLKLLGNDKWEGHFTPTQVAGHEFMIEAWWDVYETYRYELSKKHAAGVPVQLELEEGRLLLERASGRAMGETKAIIDDLLHRLSMAHLDDERVSVMLADETAAAMADADPREHCSQSPVFPLEVERPLAQFASWYELFPRSETDDPNRHGTFRDVHKRLPSIRDMGFDVLYFTPIHPIGRQHRKGRNNTLNAGPNDPGSPYAIGSEDGGHDAVHPELGTLGDFRDLVAAARDHGLEIALDFAIQCSQDHPWLKEHPGWFSWRPDGTIRYAENPPKKYQDIVNVDFYAEDAMPDLWIALRDVVWHWVEQGVKIFRVDNPHTKPLPFWEWMIADIRERDPDVMFLSEAFTRPAMMARLGKVGFNQSYTYFTWRNNKAELSEYFTELNEPPLRDCYRPNFFVNTPDINPFFLHDSGRAGFLIRAALATMGSGLWGMYSGFELCESAAIPGKEEYLDSEKYEIRPRDYHAPGNIIAEIAQLNRIRRQNPALQTHLGFQAYTAYNDNIFYFGKRTADRSNFILVAVSLDPNNAQEAHFELPLWELGLPDHAETRGEDLMNGHRWTWYGKTQWMRIEPWHLPFGIWRLSAGAPDPDLK, from the coding sequence ATGAACGACGCACAGCCCCACGCAACCATCCATCCCCGACTTGAACAAGCATTGCAGATGCCGCGTATAGCCATCGAGGCGACCGAGCCGGTGCTCGACGGTGGTCGATTCGCTGCCAAGGCCATCATCGGCCATCCGGTGACCGTGACCACCAAGGTATTCGCCGATGGCCATGATCAGCTGGCCGCCGCGATCTGCTGGCGGACCAACGATGAAAGCGGCTGGCGTCGCGCTCGTCTCAAGCTGCTCGGCAACGACAAGTGGGAAGGTCATTTCACCCCAACGCAGGTGGCAGGCCACGAGTTCATGATCGAGGCCTGGTGGGACGTCTATGAAACCTACCGCTACGAGCTATCGAAAAAACATGCGGCGGGTGTTCCGGTGCAGTTGGAGCTGGAAGAAGGCCGTCTATTGCTGGAGCGCGCCAGCGGGCGGGCCATGGGCGAAACCAAGGCAATCATTGATGATCTCTTGCACCGCCTGAGCATGGCGCATCTGGACGACGAGCGTGTTTCGGTCATGCTGGCCGACGAGACGGCTGCGGCAATGGCTGATGCCGACCCGCGTGAGCATTGCAGCCAGAGCCCGGTATTCCCGCTTGAAGTGGAGCGCCCTCTGGCTCAGTTCGCCAGCTGGTATGAACTCTTCCCGCGCTCGGAGACCGACGACCCTAACCGCCATGGCACCTTTCGCGACGTGCACAAGCGCCTGCCGTCGATCCGTGACATGGGCTTTGACGTGCTCTACTTCACGCCCATTCACCCCATCGGGCGCCAACATCGTAAGGGCCGAAACAACACTCTGAACGCCGGACCCAACGATCCGGGCAGCCCCTATGCCATCGGCAGCGAAGACGGTGGCCACGATGCGGTCCATCCGGAGCTCGGCACGCTTGGCGACTTCCGCGATCTGGTAGCGGCGGCGCGCGACCACGGACTTGAAATTGCGCTGGATTTCGCCATTCAGTGTTCCCAGGACCACCCCTGGCTAAAAGAACATCCGGGCTGGTTCTCCTGGCGCCCTGACGGGACCATCCGCTACGCGGAAAACCCGCCGAAGAAGTACCAGGACATCGTCAATGTCGACTTCTATGCCGAAGACGCCATGCCCGATCTTTGGATCGCCTTGCGCGACGTGGTCTGGCATTGGGTGGAGCAGGGCGTGAAGATCTTCCGCGTCGATAATCCGCACACCAAACCCCTGCCTTTCTGGGAATGGATGATCGCCGATATTCGCGAGCGCGACCCGGACGTGATGTTCCTGTCCGAGGCCTTCACCCGGCCGGCGATGATGGCGCGTCTGGGCAAGGTCGGCTTCAACCAGAGCTACACCTATTTCACCTGGCGCAACAACAAGGCGGAGCTGAGCGAATATTTCACCGAGCTCAACGAGCCGCCGTTGCGCGATTGCTACCGGCCGAACTTCTTCGTCAATACGCCGGATATCAACCCCTTCTTCCTGCATGACTCCGGTCGCGCCGGATTCCTCATCCGTGCGGCGCTGGCGACCATGGGGTCCGGTCTCTGGGGCATGTACTCGGGCTTCGAGCTGTGCGAATCCGCTGCGATTCCCGGCAAAGAGGAATATCTGGACTCGGAGAAGTACGAGATCCGTCCGCGCGACTACCACGCGCCGGGCAACATCATCGCCGAGATCGCTCAACTCAATCGCATTCGGCGCCAGAATCCGGCCCTGCAAACCCACCTCGGTTTCCAGGCCTACACGGCCTACAACGACAACATCTTCTATTTCGGCAAGCGCACGGCGGATCGCTCGAACTTCATTCTGGTCGCGGTGAGCCTTGATCCAAATAACGCCCAGGAAGCGCATTTCGAGTTGCCGCTCTGGGAACTCGGCTTGCCCGATCACGCTGAAACCCGCGGCGAAGACCTTATGAATGGGCATCGCTGGACTTGGTATGGCAAGACCCAATGGATGCGGATCGAGCCCTGGCATCTGCCATTCGGTATCTGGCGTCTGAGCGCTGGGGCCCCAGATCCAGACCTCAAGTGA
- the fdhE gene encoding formate dehydrogenase accessory protein FdhE, translating into MKGAEVNHSYGSAPSGIMDAPHVVLPDAKVFSKRATRLRELVMQVPSLDEFLAFMARLVQAQHQVLTEHEPAWRPAPDAFDQALKHDMPPLGFQALRRDVRWYADLLAILDAVELHVGERQRPLLAALREMPAERLDELADDVFEMRPGNEATRALLPLVAAALQVTWARLAIGLPNAPARPIGEAKALCPCCGAAPVASVVHNERNRSGVRYLHCSLCATEWHLERVKCSVCDTGGKLLYLTLDEGQGKAFLPVQAEACNECHSYLKVMQRELHGRADPVADDLASLALDMLLAEQDEYARSGYNPLLVMGA; encoded by the coding sequence ATGAAAGGAGCTGAAGTGAATCATTCGTATGGAAGCGCGCCGTCCGGAATCATGGATGCGCCCCACGTGGTGCTGCCGGATGCCAAGGTGTTTAGCAAACGCGCGACGCGGCTGAGAGAACTGGTCATGCAGGTGCCGTCGCTGGATGAGTTCCTAGCGTTCATGGCCCGTCTGGTACAGGCCCAGCATCAGGTACTGACCGAGCACGAACCTGCCTGGCGACCGGCGCCGGATGCCTTCGATCAAGCGTTGAAGCATGACATGCCACCGTTGGGGTTCCAGGCATTGCGACGAGACGTGCGTTGGTACGCCGATTTGCTCGCCATTCTCGATGCGGTGGAGCTGCACGTGGGCGAACGCCAGCGGCCGTTGCTCGCCGCGCTGCGAGAGATGCCCGCTGAGCGACTCGATGAGCTGGCCGATGACGTGTTCGAAATGCGTCCCGGCAATGAGGCGACTCGCGCGCTATTGCCATTGGTCGCTGCGGCGCTGCAGGTCACCTGGGCACGCCTGGCCATCGGACTACCCAACGCGCCGGCGCGTCCCATCGGTGAGGCGAAGGCGCTTTGCCCGTGTTGCGGTGCCGCACCCGTGGCCAGCGTGGTGCACAACGAGCGTAATCGCAGTGGCGTGCGCTATTTGCATTGTTCGCTTTGCGCGACCGAATGGCATCTGGAACGTGTGAAATGCAGCGTGTGCGACACCGGCGGCAAGCTGCTCTATTTGACGCTCGATGAAGGGCAGGGCAAAGCATTTCTGCCGGTCCAGGCAGAAGCCTGCAACGAATGCCACAGCTACCTGAAAGTCATGCAGCGCGAGCTCCATGGGCGCGCAGACCCGGTTGCCGACGATCTGGCCAGCCTCGCGTTGGACATGCTGCTGGCCGAGCAGGACGAATACGCACGCAGTGGCTACAACCCGTTGCTGGTGATGGGGGCTTAG
- a CDS encoding formate dehydrogenase subunit gamma: MSHSNVKYGILRYGCWARVNHWLIAISFVLLTLSGLALFYPAFFGLTALFGGPEPTRIVHPYIGVFMSLFFIIQAVRFFGDNLIRRHDVQWMKQIGDVLSNRDERLPPVGKNNAGQKLVYWIFLATVPVLLITGIVLWRPWIADDMPIWALRWAVLIHAIAAFIAIITLVIHVYSAIWVKGSVRAMTQGRVSHAWARHHHGLWYEDVVRNEKSDAQATSPTSEVQDRRR; encoded by the coding sequence ATGAGCCATTCCAACGTCAAATACGGCATTCTGCGTTACGGTTGCTGGGCACGGGTCAACCACTGGCTTATCGCGATCAGCTTCGTATTGCTCACGCTGAGCGGCCTCGCGCTGTTCTATCCGGCCTTCTTCGGGCTCACTGCGCTGTTCGGTGGTCCGGAGCCGACGCGAATCGTGCATCCGTATATTGGCGTGTTCATGTCGCTGTTCTTCATCATCCAGGCGGTGCGCTTCTTCGGCGACAACCTGATACGCCGCCACGATGTGCAGTGGATGAAGCAGATCGGCGACGTGCTCAGCAACCGCGATGAGCGCTTGCCACCGGTAGGCAAGAACAACGCCGGGCAGAAACTGGTGTACTGGATCTTCCTGGCCACCGTACCGGTGCTCTTGATCACAGGCATCGTGCTCTGGCGCCCTTGGATCGCTGATGACATGCCAATCTGGGCGCTGCGCTGGGCCGTGTTGATTCACGCGATCGCTGCATTCATCGCCATCATCACGCTAGTCATTCACGTCTACTCGGCCATCTGGGTCAAAGGCTCGGTGCGGGCCATGACGCAGGGCCGCGTCAGCCACGCCTGGGCGCGTCACCATCACGGGCTGTGGTACGAAGATGTCGTGCGCAACGAGAAATCCGATGCGCAAGCCACGTCGCCCACCAGCGAAGTGCAGGACCGCCGTAGATGA
- the fdxH gene encoding formate dehydrogenase subunit beta, with protein MVGDQINLQNIIARSATTTPSPQVRHGGVEKVTKLIDVSVCIGCKACQVACSEWNDLRDDVGTCDGTYNNPQDLTAESFEVMRFSEYEDEQGNLEWLIRKDNCMHCAEPGCLKACPSPGAIVQYANGIVDFNSEHCIGCGYCVAGCPFDIPRISKKDNKAYKCTLCSDRVFHGLEPACVKSCPTSAIMFGTKEDMLDYGAHRVQHLQGRGYENAGIYDPSGVGGTHVVYVLQHADKPEIYSGLPKDPHISPTVELWKGVTKPIMSVALGVSVLAGFFHYVMKGPKEEPEDDPDPELAAADRELDRRGEDRL; from the coding sequence ATGGTTGGTGACCAGATCAATCTGCAAAACATCATCGCCCGCTCGGCGACCACCACGCCCTCGCCGCAGGTGCGGCACGGGGGCGTGGAAAAGGTCACCAAACTGATCGACGTGTCGGTCTGCATCGGCTGCAAGGCCTGCCAGGTCGCTTGTTCGGAATGGAATGACCTGCGCGACGATGTCGGGACCTGCGATGGCACCTACAACAACCCGCAGGACCTGACCGCCGAGTCGTTCGAGGTCATGCGCTTCAGCGAATACGAGGATGAACAGGGCAACCTGGAGTGGCTGATCCGCAAGGACAACTGCATGCATTGCGCCGAGCCGGGCTGCCTCAAGGCCTGCCCATCGCCTGGTGCCATCGTGCAGTACGCCAACGGCATCGTCGATTTCAACTCCGAGCACTGCATCGGCTGCGGCTATTGTGTCGCCGGTTGCCCCTTCGATATCCCGCGAATCTCGAAAAAGGACAACAAGGCGTACAAGTGCACGCTGTGTTCCGATCGGGTGTTCCATGGCCTGGAGCCGGCGTGTGTGAAGAGTTGCCCGACCTCGGCGATCATGTTCGGCACCAAGGAGGACATGCTCGATTACGGCGCTCATCGGGTCCAGCACCTCCAGGGGCGCGGCTACGAAAACGCCGGTATCTACGACCCGTCCGGGGTTGGCGGCACCCACGTGGTTTATGTGCTGCAACACGCCGACAAGCCGGAAATCTACAGTGGCCTGCCGAAAGATCCGCATATCAGCCCGACCGTGGAGCTGTGGAAGGGCGTGACCAAGCCGATCATGTCCGTAGCGCTGGGTGTGTCAGTGCTGGCCGGCTTCTTCCATTACGTCATGAAAGGGCCGAAGGAAGAGCCGGAGGATGATCCGGACCCAGAGCTGGCGGCGGCTGATCGCGAACTTGATCGTCGTGGGGAGGACCGGCTATGA
- the fdnG gene encoding formate dehydrogenase-N subunit alpha has protein sequence MTVRVSRRQFLKFGATAVGASSMAMMGFAPDEAVASIRHFKLTGAKISRNICTYCSVGCGMLLYSRGDGAANVVDQIYHVEGDPDHPVSRGSLCPRGAGVLDFINSESRVKYPEVREPFTNEWKRISWDEAFTRIARHMKDDRDKNFETHDEQGRLVNRWLTTSMVAASACTNETAYITQKITRALGILQLDNQARVUHGPTVAGLAPTFGRGAMTNHWVDIANADVILSMGGNSAEAHPVGFRWVMHAKERSNAILISIDPRFNRTTAVADYHAWLRTGTDIVFLGGFINYLIASDRYAHEYVREYTDASLIVAEGFGFDDGLFVGYNPEDKTYNRETWNFELDERGFARSDPSLEHPRCVFQLMREHYSRYTIEQVENVCGMPKAKVQELWDLMAQTSAPDKTMTILYALGWTQHTIGSQIIRCGAMVQLLLGNMGMPGGGVNALRGHSNIQGLTDIGLLSNLLPGYLNLPSANLQTYADYMETRIKAPLVEGEVSYWKFYERFFVSLMKDWYGDVATAENNWCYDWLPKLSVPIYDVLYAINDMTLGKMTGAFCQGFNILAAFPNKAKVMDGLSKLKYFVIMDPLTVETGEFWKNFGEYHDVDPSQIGTEVFRLPTTCFAEDDGSITNSSRWLQWHEKSAPGPGESMTDTEILGEVMLRLKHMYQEEGGAFPDPILNMSWNYKDPNFPKPAELAQEYNGRALVDLTDEAGNVVRRKGELLKDFSELRDDGSTACGCWIYSGAWTEEGNMMARRDNSDPYNTGNTLGWAWAWPMNRRILYNRASARPDGTPWAPNKAFVWWNGERWTGADVPDFPLTSPPSQGVGPFIITQSGGGHFFACEWLNEGPFPEHYEPMESPIDRNPMSPNNPLAMNNPIARVFEQDRDSFGSNKDFPYAATTYRLTEHFHYWTVHARLNAIAQPEKFIEMGAVLAEELGIAAGDRVRVTSKRGYITAVAVVTKRLVPLQIDGRTVHQIGIPIHWGFKGVAKKAHLTNTLTPFVGDGNTQTPEFKSFLVNVEKIGGAV, from the coding sequence ATGACCGTGCGAGTATCCCGGCGACAGTTCCTGAAGTTCGGTGCGACCGCTGTAGGCGCATCGAGCATGGCCATGATGGGGTTTGCGCCTGATGAAGCCGTCGCGTCGATTCGTCACTTCAAACTGACCGGCGCCAAAATTTCTCGCAATATCTGCACCTACTGCTCGGTAGGTTGCGGCATGTTGCTCTACTCACGTGGAGACGGCGCCGCCAACGTGGTCGATCAGATCTACCACGTCGAAGGCGATCCGGACCATCCGGTCAGTCGTGGCTCGCTCTGTCCAAGAGGCGCAGGCGTACTCGACTTCATCAACAGCGAATCCCGGGTCAAATATCCGGAAGTGCGTGAGCCGTTCACCAACGAGTGGAAGCGCATCAGCTGGGATGAAGCCTTCACGCGCATCGCGCGACACATGAAGGACGACCGCGACAAGAATTTCGAAACCCATGACGAGCAGGGGCGGCTGGTCAACCGCTGGTTGACGACCTCCATGGTGGCGGCCTCGGCCTGTACCAACGAGACGGCGTACATCACGCAGAAGATCACCCGGGCGCTCGGCATTCTTCAACTCGACAACCAGGCGCGCGTTTGACACGGACCAACGGTGGCAGGTCTTGCCCCAACATTTGGTCGCGGTGCCATGACGAACCACTGGGTCGACATCGCCAATGCTGACGTCATTCTGTCCATGGGCGGCAACTCGGCCGAAGCGCATCCCGTGGGATTCCGCTGGGTCATGCATGCCAAGGAGCGCAGCAATGCGATCCTGATTTCCATCGATCCACGCTTCAACCGCACCACGGCGGTGGCGGACTATCACGCTTGGCTCCGTACCGGCACGGACATCGTGTTCCTGGGTGGTTTCATCAACTACCTGATCGCATCCGACCGTTACGCCCACGAATACGTGCGGGAATACACCGACGCCAGCCTGATCGTCGCCGAAGGTTTCGGTTTCGATGACGGGTTGTTCGTGGGTTACAACCCCGAAGATAAGACCTACAACCGCGAAACCTGGAATTTCGAGCTGGATGAGCGCGGCTTCGCTCGCTCCGATCCAAGCCTCGAACATCCACGTTGCGTGTTCCAGCTGATGCGCGAGCATTACAGCCGTTACACCATCGAACAGGTGGAAAACGTCTGCGGCATGCCCAAGGCCAAGGTGCAGGAGTTGTGGGATCTGATGGCGCAGACATCTGCGCCCGACAAGACCATGACCATCCTCTACGCACTGGGCTGGACGCAGCACACCATCGGTTCGCAGATCATCCGTTGCGGTGCGATGGTGCAGCTGCTGCTCGGCAACATGGGTATGCCTGGTGGCGGTGTGAACGCTTTGCGAGGCCACTCCAACATTCAGGGCCTGACCGACATCGGGCTGCTGTCCAACCTCCTGCCCGGCTACCTCAACCTGCCATCGGCAAACCTGCAAACCTACGCCGACTACATGGAGACGCGCATCAAGGCGCCGCTGGTGGAAGGCGAGGTGTCGTACTGGAAATTCTACGAGCGCTTCTTCGTCAGCCTGATGAAAGACTGGTACGGCGACGTCGCCACGGCGGAAAACAACTGGTGCTACGACTGGTTGCCGAAACTCTCCGTGCCGATCTACGACGTGCTTTACGCCATCAACGACATGACGCTGGGCAAGATGACCGGTGCGTTCTGCCAGGGCTTCAATATCCTGGCGGCGTTTCCGAACAAGGCCAAGGTCATGGATGGGCTGTCGAAGCTCAAGTACTTCGTGATCATGGACCCGCTCACGGTGGAGACCGGAGAGTTCTGGAAGAACTTCGGCGAATACCACGATGTCGATCCGTCGCAGATCGGTACTGAAGTATTCCGCCTGCCGACCACCTGCTTCGCGGAGGATGACGGCTCCATTACCAACAGTTCGCGCTGGCTGCAATGGCATGAGAAGAGTGCCCCAGGTCCAGGCGAGTCAATGACCGATACCGAAATTCTCGGTGAGGTCATGTTGCGGTTGAAGCACATGTATCAGGAGGAGGGCGGTGCGTTCCCGGACCCGATCCTGAACATGAGCTGGAACTACAAGGATCCGAATTTTCCGAAGCCCGCCGAATTGGCTCAGGAATACAACGGCAGGGCGCTGGTGGATCTCACCGACGAAGCGGGCAATGTAGTCCGCCGCAAAGGCGAGTTGCTGAAGGACTTCAGCGAGCTGCGTGATGACGGTTCGACGGCCTGCGGTTGCTGGATCTATTCCGGTGCTTGGACCGAAGAAGGCAACATGATGGCCCGGCGCGACAACTCCGACCCGTACAACACCGGCAATACGCTGGGGTGGGCCTGGGCTTGGCCAATGAACCGGCGAATCCTCTACAACCGCGCTTCAGCCCGGCCAGACGGCACACCATGGGCACCCAACAAAGCGTTCGTCTGGTGGAATGGCGAACGCTGGACCGGGGCGGATGTGCCTGACTTCCCGCTCACATCGCCGCCGTCCCAGGGCGTCGGCCCCTTCATCATCACCCAGTCTGGAGGCGGGCACTTTTTCGCTTGCGAATGGCTGAACGAAGGGCCATTCCCGGAGCACTACGAGCCGATGGAGAGCCCCATCGATCGCAACCCGATGAGTCCAAATAACCCGTTGGCGATGAACAATCCGATCGCTCGTGTCTTCGAGCAGGATCGAGATTCGTTTGGCTCCAACAAGGACTTCCCCTATGCGGCGACGACTTATCGTCTGACCGAGCATTTCCATTACTGGACAGTCCATGCGCGACTCAATGCCATCGCTCAGCCGGAGAAGTTCATCGAGATGGGTGCGGTGCTGGCTGAGGAACTGGGCATCGCTGCGGGCGACCGGGTGCGGGTGACGTCCAAACGGGGCTATATCACCGCCGTTGCGGTGGTGACCAAACGGTTGGTGCCGTTGCAGATCGACGGACGCACCGTGCATCAGATCGGCATCCCAATTCACTGGGGCTTCAAAGGTGTGGCGAAGAAGGCGCACCTGACCAACACCCTCACCCCATTCGTGGGTGACGGAAACACACAGACACCGGAGTTCAAGTCGTTTCTGGTGAACGTGGAGAAGATTGGAGGAGCCGTCTGA